A single Calypte anna isolate BGI_N300 chromosome 5A, bCalAnn1_v1.p, whole genome shotgun sequence DNA region contains:
- the CHGA gene encoding chromogranin-A, which translates to MLLSPALHPASTMTRSGLLAVLLLAVPAISLPVANDMNKGDTKVMKCIVEVISDTLSKPNPLPISEECLETLRGDERIISILRHQNLLKELQEIAAQGASERTQQQKKNSGFEDELSEVLENQNDKNKQRDAAGEHIEEEQPTGSLDTAQKTQGNEDSKEEGKNSLEEREPRPRDDNPGEKEDREEVKSNEIRGAEDAQIDETLDNHISKDFSEEEEQPRSLRDWLEPEDKGEQPSRQGQDQSKEAAGEHVEQEEDGGDDAAEEDPTEAERSLDLPEENEEAEEMQEDNNDDALGFGKDGRSSEEEEEEEEEEQPQALRGGRHRLEDEGLQGEEEDTFQSKDAKSKEMEEESSREWEDSKRWNKMDELAKQLTSKKRMEENDSGEDPDRSMKMAFRSHKYDFSSPEEDVRRSWKHHSKEDSSEGGFPLGPMPEEKKDEEGSANRRTEDQELESLAAIEAELERVAHKLHELRRG; encoded by the exons GTGATGAAGTGTATTGTAGAGGTCATCTCTGATACTTTATCAAAGCCAAATCCCCTGCCGATCAGTGAGGAATGCCTGGAAACACTTAGAGGAG ATGAACGAATCATTTCTATCCTTCGCCACCAAAACTTATTGAAGGAACTTCAGGAAATTGCTGCTCAAG GTGCCAGTGAGAGAactcagcagcagaagaaaaacagtggCTTTGAAGATGAACTTTCTGAAGTCCTTGAAAATCAGAATGACAAGAACAAGCAGAGAG ATGCAGCAGGGGAGCACATTGAAGAGGAGCAGCCCACAGGGTCCCTGGATACAGCACAGAAAACCCAGGGAAATGAAGATtcaaaagaggaggggaaaaacagTCTGGAGGAGAGGGAGCCCAGGCCACGGGATGACAAcccaggagagaaggaggaTCGGGAGGAAGTAAAGAGCAACGAGATCAGGGGTGCAGAGGATGCCCAGATAGATGAAACTTTGGACAACCACATCAGCAAAGATttcagtgaggaggaggagcagcccagAAGCCTCAGGGACTGGCTGGAGCCTGAGGACAAGGGAGAGCAGCCATCCAGGCAGGGCCAGGACCAGAgcaaggaggcagcaggggagcatgtggagcaggaggaagacGGAGGAGATGATGCTGCAGAAGAAGACCCTACTGAAGCTGAGAGGTCACTGGATTTGCCTGAGGAGaatgaggaggctgaggagatgCAAGAAGACA ATAATGATGATGCTCTGGGATTTGGCAAAGATGGGCGgagctctgaggaggaggaggaggaagaggaggaagagcagccccaggcactGAGAGGAGGAAGGCATCGCTTGGAGGATGAGGGGTTGCAGGGTGAAGAGGAGGACACCTTCCAGTCCAAGGATGCCAAAAgcaaggagatggaggaggagtCCTCCAGGGAGTGGGAAGATTCCAAGAGGTGGAACAAAATGGATGAGCTGGCCAAGCAGCTGACATCAAAGAAGCGCATGGAGGAAAATGATAGTGGAGAAGACCCAGACAGGTCCATGAAAATGGCATTCCGGTCCCATAAGTATGACTTCAGTAGTCCAGAGGAAGATGTGAGAAGGTCATGGAAGCATCACTCAAAGGAGGACAGCAGCGAAGGAGGCTTCCCTCTGGGTCCCATGCCTGAAGAGAAGAAGGATGAGGAAGGCAGTGCTAATAGGAGAACAGAG GACCAGGAGCTGGAGAGCCTCGCTGCCATCGAGGCCGAGCTGGAGCGTGTGGCCCACAAGCTGCATGAGCTGAGGCGAGGCTGA